A stretch of the Fusobacterium varium genome encodes the following:
- a CDS encoding PTS sugar transporter subunit IIA, with translation MALINANRILLNKTMKNKNEAIKEMAKLFVEDGVVDNYEEYLKSLMDREAIAETAVGYEVGLPHGKSTAVKYPAVAFARLSNNIMWSEEEQETAKFIFMLAIPSEAAGNEHINILVNLSKKILDDDFREFLSKSNNVEEIMNAINN, from the coding sequence ATGGCATTAATAAATGCAAATCGTATTTTATTAAACAAAACTATGAAAAACAAAAATGAAGCAATCAAAGAAATGGCAAAATTATTCGTTGAAGATGGAGTTGTAGACAATTATGAAGAATATCTTAAATCTCTGATGGATAGAGAGGCTATTGCAGAAACTGCTGTAGGTTATGAAGTAGGACTGCCTCATGGAAAAAGTACAGCTGTAAAATATCCTGCTGTTGCATTTGCCAGATTAAGCAATAATATTATGTGGAGCGAAGAAGAACAGGAAACTGCAAAATTTATATTTATGCTTGCTATTCCTTCTGAAGCTGCTGGAAATGAGCATATCAACATCCTTGTAAATCTTTCTAAAAAAATATTAGATGATGATTTCAGAGAATTTTTATCTAAATCTAATAATGTAGAAGAAATAATGAATGCAATAAATAACTAA
- a CDS encoding PTS sugar transporter subunit IIC, translating into MKKTLLELRKHLLFGTSHMLPFIVAGGVLLSLAVMMGGKGAVPDSGLLKNISDMGIAGLTIFPAVLGGYIAYSIADRPGLAPGMIGSWIAVQQYSTGFLGAIIVGFLAGFIVNQLKKIKLPASMKSVSTIFICPLFGTLITCGIVMWIIGTPIALMMAGLNGWLTGMQDASKAVLGAILGGMTAFDMGGPINKVATLFAQTQVGEHPWLMGGVGIAICTPPIGMGLATFLAPKKYTQDEKEAGKAAILMGMIGISEGAIPFAVSDPLRVLPSIVVGGMVGNIIGFIMNVINHAPWGGWIVLPVVEGKIGYIIGTIAGAAVTAVMVNTMKKPVSELKEAIEAEKEEEELELELDFD; encoded by the coding sequence ATGAAAAAAACTTTACTTGAACTTAGAAAACATCTTTTATTTGGAACTAGCCACATGCTGCCATTTATTGTAGCAGGAGGAGTTCTCTTATCATTAGCTGTCATGATGGGAGGAAAAGGAGCTGTTCCTGATTCTGGACTATTAAAAAATATATCTGATATGGGTATTGCTGGTCTTACTATATTCCCTGCTGTTCTTGGTGGATATATTGCTTACTCAATAGCTGACAGACCTGGACTTGCTCCTGGTATGATAGGTTCTTGGATTGCTGTTCAACAATATAGTACTGGATTCTTAGGTGCTATAATAGTTGGATTCTTAGCTGGATTTATTGTTAATCAATTGAAAAAAATCAAACTTCCAGCAAGTATGAAATCTGTTTCAACAATATTCATCTGTCCTTTGTTTGGAACTTTAATTACTTGTGGAATTGTTATGTGGATAATAGGAACTCCTATTGCATTGATGATGGCTGGATTAAATGGATGGCTGACTGGAATGCAGGATGCTAGTAAAGCTGTTCTTGGAGCTATTCTTGGAGGAATGACTGCATTTGATATGGGAGGACCTATTAATAAAGTTGCTACTCTGTTCGCTCAAACTCAGGTTGGTGAACATCCATGGCTTATGGGAGGAGTTGGTATAGCTATATGTACTCCACCTATTGGAATGGGACTTGCTACATTCTTAGCACCTAAAAAATATACACAAGATGAAAAAGAAGCAGGTAAGGCTGCTATACTTATGGGAATGATTGGAATTTCTGAAGGAGCTATTCCTTTTGCTGTATCAGATCCATTAAGAGTACTTCCATCTATTGTTGTTGGTGGTATGGTTGGAAATATTATTGGATTTATAATGAATGTTATCAATCACGCTCCATGGGGTGGGTGGATTGTACTTCCAGTAGTTGAAGGAAAAATAGGATATATCATTGGTACTATTGCTGGAGCTGCTGTCACAGCTGTCATGGTAAACACTATGAAAAAACCTGTATCTGAATTAAAAGAAGCTATTGAAGCTGAAAAAGAAGAAGAGGAACTTGAATTAGAATTAGATTTTGATTAG
- a CDS encoding putative ABC transporter ATP-binding protein, with protein MSLINISNLTFAYDGSVDSIFKNVSFQIDTDWKLGFTGRNGRGKTTFLNLLLGKYEYKGSISGGVIFECFPFEIKNKTLKTIEIIDSLNIEYQMWELEREMSLLDISEDILHREFNTLSNGEQTKILLAVLFLKEDRFLLIDEPTNHLDAEGREIVAEYLKSKKGFILVSHDRRFLDNCIDHILSINKTNIEIQKGNFSSWQTNKEMQDNFEIARNYKLKKDIKRLEQAAKRTSEWSDKKEEKKSKKSYGGRAPAMIDKGFVGAKAAKMMKKSKNLEARQNSALEEKTKLLKNIELSESLKIKPEEYHSNRMITLDKVSIFYGEKEVCKDVSFTIEKGDRIALRGKNGSGKSTILKLVLGEELTYTGSFFKGSKMKISYVSQETSFLKGKLSDFAKNNGVDESLFRAILRKMDFSREQFDKDLSSYSGGQKKKVLIAKSLCERAHLYVWDEPLNFIDVLSRIQIEELILEFQPTIIFVEHDMVFSETIASKIVKL; from the coding sequence ATGTCACTTATAAATATATCTAACTTGACATTTGCTTATGATGGTAGTGTAGACAGCATTTTTAAAAATGTGTCTTTTCAAATAGATACAGATTGGAAATTAGGGTTTACTGGAAGAAATGGAAGAGGTAAAACTACTTTTTTAAATCTTTTATTAGGAAAATATGAATATAAGGGAAGTATTTCAGGTGGAGTTATATTTGAATGTTTTCCATTTGAAATAAAGAATAAAACTTTAAAAACAATAGAAATAATAGATAGTTTAAATATTGAATATCAGATGTGGGAGCTTGAAAGAGAGATGTCACTCTTAGATATTTCAGAGGATATACTGCATAGAGAATTTAATACTCTATCTAATGGAGAACAGACTAAGATACTTCTTGCAGTTTTATTTTTGAAAGAGGATAGATTTCTTCTTATAGATGAACCTACTAATCATCTGGATGCAGAAGGAAGAGAAATAGTTGCTGAATATCTTAAATCTAAAAAAGGATTTATTTTAGTTTCCCATGACAGAAGGTTTTTAGATAATTGTATAGATCATATTTTATCAATAAATAAGACAAATATAGAGATACAAAAAGGTAATTTTTCATCATGGCAAACAAATAAAGAGATGCAGGATAATTTTGAAATTGCCAGAAATTATAAGCTGAAGAAGGACATCAAAAGATTAGAACAGGCAGCTAAACGAACTTCAGAATGGTCGGATAAAAAAGAGGAAAAGAAAAGTAAAAAAAGTTATGGTGGAAGGGCTCCAGCAATGATAGATAAAGGATTTGTAGGAGCTAAGGCTGCTAAAATGATGAAAAAATCAAAAAATCTTGAAGCAAGACAGAATTCTGCCTTGGAAGAAAAGACAAAACTTCTTAAAAATATAGAGCTTTCAGAGTCTTTAAAAATAAAACCTGAAGAATATCATTCAAACAGAATGATAACCTTAGATAAAGTTTCTATATTTTATGGAGAAAAAGAAGTCTGCAAAGATGTGAGTTTTACTATAGAAAAAGGGGACAGGATTGCTTTGAGAGGAAAAAATGGCTCAGGAAAATCTACTATATTAAAATTGGTATTAGGAGAGGAATTGACTTATACTGGCAGTTTTTTTAAAGGAAGTAAAATGAAAATATCTTATGTTTCACAGGAAACAAGTTTTCTTAAAGGAAAACTTTCAGATTTTGCTAAAAACAATGGTGTAGATGAGAGTTTATTCAGAGCAATATTAAGAAAAATGGATTTTTCAAGAGAGCAGTTTGATAAAGATTTAAGTTCATACAGTGGTGGACAGAAAAAGAAAGTTCTTATAGCAAAAAGTTTATGTGAAAGAGCACATCTTTATGTATGGGATGAACCATTAAATTTTATAGATGTTCTCTCAAGAATACAGATAGAAGAACTTATCTTAGAATTTCAGCCTACTATAATTTTTGTAGAGCATGATATGGTATTCTCTGAAACTATTGCAAGTAAAATAGTGAAATTATAA
- a CDS encoding putative transcriptional regulator: MAMTRDILNLIKNITQNKINTLEENSKIMDLSERSLRYKIDDCNYHLNILKLPELNIKKGIITFSSTLDTVVEKINENIYLYSFSQDEREKIIINFYLFKKEPTTIEDISIFLGVSAVTLKNDIKRIKKYLKTFMLNLSNENNKCLTITGDERNIRKLLLDILLKNYDITFKNDEIIITKTYYHGFFIPWKEMDNFFDKIITNKAYKLLKNILKENNKNISDEAFKVLFFYILILLNRYQNYEITTIKNMNFLSNTPEYLAVKKFLTDSEFSEGELLTLTEYFLGSNTFNFDHSFYGNWVQIETFIMQLIKEVSKFGYSGLDKDETLLEGLINHIKPAIYRAKTGIQLSSEIYNDFKESYPLILTQVEEAWKKCDFQGLSMSNEEIAYIAMHFQLAIKRVKKRVFKDILIVCGSGYSTSKFLAESIQEKFSVNIVDTIPYNMLETYKNVENIDLIITTITNLENTLLPVVTVSPILSKEDVRRLEALHLSQSKNKIKLSKLLELTKRNCTIHNEENFIKDMKKHFKNEILDDISKSSFLKFTDMISMSRIEKRKKADNWEEAIKMSGVKLIEENIVSESYLDEIIDLINKFGSYMVIQEGIILSHARGNESVSKTGISILLLDEPVEFPENEKVKLLITLASKDKREHLNGLMEFINTLREVKLLNTLENCQTISEIYITFKNLFN, translated from the coding sequence ATGGCCATGACTAGAGATATTCTAAATCTCATAAAAAACATAACTCAGAACAAAATTAACACACTGGAAGAAAATTCAAAAATTATGGATTTAAGTGAAAGAAGCCTTAGATATAAAATAGATGACTGCAACTATCATTTAAATATATTGAAACTTCCAGAATTAAACATTAAAAAAGGTATAATAACTTTCTCTTCTACACTGGATACAGTAGTAGAAAAAATAAATGAAAATATATATCTTTACAGTTTTTCACAAGATGAAAGAGAAAAAATAATAATCAACTTTTATCTTTTTAAGAAAGAACCTACTACTATAGAAGATATAAGTATATTTTTAGGAGTTAGTGCTGTAACTTTAAAAAATGATATCAAGCGTATAAAAAAGTATTTAAAAACATTTATGTTAAATCTTTCCAATGAAAATAATAAATGCCTCACTATTACAGGGGATGAAAGAAATATCAGAAAGCTTCTATTGGATATTCTTTTAAAAAACTATGATATCACATTCAAAAATGATGAAATAATCATAACAAAAACATACTACCATGGATTTTTTATTCCCTGGAAGGAAATGGATAACTTCTTTGATAAGATTATTACCAATAAGGCATATAAACTTTTAAAAAATATACTCAAAGAAAACAATAAAAATATAAGCGATGAAGCTTTTAAGGTTCTGTTCTTTTACATTCTTATACTGCTTAATAGATACCAAAACTATGAAATTACTACAATTAAAAATATGAATTTTCTTTCAAATACACCTGAATACCTGGCAGTAAAAAAATTCCTTACTGACTCTGAATTTTCAGAAGGAGAACTTTTAACCCTGACTGAATATTTTCTTGGAAGCAACACTTTTAATTTTGATCACTCATTTTATGGCAACTGGGTACAGATAGAAACTTTTATAATGCAGCTGATTAAAGAAGTGAGTAAATTTGGATACTCTGGTCTGGATAAAGACGAAACTCTGCTTGAGGGACTTATCAATCACATAAAACCTGCTATTTATAGAGCAAAAACTGGAATACAGCTAAGTTCAGAGATTTATAATGATTTTAAGGAAAGTTATCCTCTGATATTGACTCAGGTGGAAGAAGCATGGAAAAAATGTGATTTTCAAGGATTGAGCATGTCAAATGAAGAAATTGCATATATAGCAATGCATTTTCAGCTTGCTATTAAAAGAGTGAAAAAAAGGGTATTCAAAGACATTCTTATAGTGTGTGGTTCAGGATATAGTACATCAAAATTTTTAGCTGAAAGCATTCAAGAAAAATTTTCAGTAAATATTGTAGATACTATTCCATATAATATGCTGGAAACTTATAAAAATGTGGAAAATATAGACTTAATAATAACTACTATTACTAATCTGGAAAATACTCTTCTCCCAGTAGTAACAGTATCTCCAATATTAAGCAAAGAAGATGTAAGAAGGCTGGAAGCACTCCATCTTTCACAATCTAAAAATAAAATAAAATTATCTAAACTCTTAGAACTCACAAAGAGAAATTGTACTATACATAATGAAGAAAATTTTATAAAAGATATGAAAAAACATTTTAAAAATGAGATATTAGATGATATTTCAAAATCAAGTTTTTTAAAGTTTACTGACATGATCAGCATGTCAAGAATAGAGAAAAGAAAAAAAGCTGATAACTGGGAAGAGGCAATTAAAATGAGCGGGGTAAAACTCATTGAGGAAAACATTGTATCAGAAAGTTATCTTGATGAAATAATAGATCTTATCAATAAGTTTGGAAGCTATATGGTAATACAAGAAGGAATAATTCTTTCTCATGCCAGAGGAAATGAAAGTGTATCAAAAACGGGAATAAGCATTCTTTTATTAGATGAACCTGTAGAATTTCCTGAAAATGAAAAAGTAAAACTCCTCATTACTCTTGCAAGTAAGGATAAGAGAGAACATCTGAATGGATTAATGGAATTTATCAATACACTAAGAGAAGTAAAACTTCTGAATACCTTAGAAAATTGTCAAACTATTAGTGAAATTTACATAACATTTAAAAATTTATTTAATTAG